The Synechococcus sp. WH 8101 sequence ACCCTCTCGTAACTATTGCGCCAAAACACGGCCCGCTCAGGGCCATACTTTTGGTTGGGTCGGATCAATTTGGACGCATCAAGAATGGTGACCGTGTCTTGGTATCTCCCTCTGCTAGCCCGTCGATTCGCTTTGGTTATATTAAAGGAAAAGTTGTAGCAAAAGCTGACGCTCCTGCAACTTCAGCTGAGCTGCTAAAAGCGTTTGGGAGTCAGGATATCGTTCAGTCGCTTCTGCAGAGTTTTAGTAAGGAAGGTCAGGTTAATCTTCCCTACCTCGTGAACGTGCTAATCGAAGAAAAGAATCAACAGCCTATATGGACATTAGGACGACAGCCTCCTTGGGGTCTACGACCCGGCAGCCAGGCAAGTGCTCGGATTATCTCTGAGCAGGTACGCCCAATCAGCCTCCTCATTCCCTTCCTGAGGCAGATATGAGCTACTTCATTAATTGGATTCAATCATTAATTCAGCGGATCGGCCGTCAACCCCCATTCCCACTTGCCATCCAATCTGATGAGACGGAATGTGGACTTGCTTCATTGGCAATGGTGATACGAGCTCTAGGCTGTAACTGTGAATTGGAACGTTTGCGCGAACGTTACGGCTCAACTCGAGGTGGCATGACGGTAGGTGAATTATGTGATTTCGCAGCAACAATTGGACTTCGAGGAATCCCTGCTCGAGTGGCATCGGACGAGTTAACAAAAACACCCTCTATTATATTTTCTAGAAATGAGCACTTTAGTTTATTGTGGAAGATTGAAAAGACAGACGCAACTCGTTTCTATATTGCTGACCCAAGCGATGGCATTCTGTGTTTTTCAGATGATGAAATAAGAGATTACTACTCAGGCATACAGATTTCGTTCCGTCCAATTAAAAAAATCTTTAAAAATCAAAATCTTAGCTCAGCAAGTCAAATCCACTCTGTTTCCTTGTCCTCTCTTCTGATTGGCAGGACACTTATTGTTGCGATCATTTGTGTATTGGCCGTTGTTTCAGCCGTTCTTGCACTGTTGAACGCAGCAGCCCAAGATGTCTTCATGACTTACGTAGTAGAGGAAGGTGAAATTCTATGGACTAAAGGTTTGATTATTGTAACTATCAGCCTCTCCATTCTTGTTTCGTTGGCTGGGCTTATGATGCAGATTGCAGTGCAGAGGCAGTTACAAAAAGTCATCCAGACATGGAACATAGATCTATTTAAATCACTATTTAATGCACCTTACTCGTTTTTTATAAATAAGACTTCAGGTTTGATCTCGTCTCGGTTTAGTCAAGTTGAGGAAGCCTTAGAAGGGTATCAGTCTGCAGTGTTGAGTGCGTTTACGGGATCGTTGAACCTTTTGGTTTTTGTAGTTGCGGTGATGCTTGTTAGCCCACCCCTTGGTCTCGTCTCTGCCCTTGGCATAGCTGGGTTCCTCTATGTAGGTCTGAAATTCTATGGTTATAATATTCAGAACAACTACATGATACGAGAAGCAGAATGTTTAGCCGCAACTGCTGAATTCAAGTTAATTAAGGGACGTGAACAAATCATACTTGAGCACTCAGAAGACGCTATCCAGAGAGAACTCGCATCGGGTTATATTTCGCTTGCGAAGGCTGATCTGTCAACATCTCGAGTTGGGGCGATCAGCGAATTCTTTCTGGGTTTTATCGACCAGTCTCTCAATGCATTACTGCTTATTGTTTCTTCAATACTGATTGTGAATGGAAATCTTACCACAGGTACATATGCGGCCATTAACGTCATCATCGGAACAGCATTGGAGCCAATAAGATCCCTCTCTCAGCTCTTAGAGACATTTCAAAACTCAAAGCTTACTTTTCAATCCGCTGCTGAACTCTTACCCGTTCTTGATGATGCTCCTTCTGATGTAGGAAGCCTGAGCGATTCTGATCCTCAAATCTCGCAGAATGCACCAGCGATACAACTTGTTGACGTTTCATTTCAATATTCAAAATACTCTAAACCCGTATTATCTAATGCCAATTTAACAATTAAGTCCAAATCAGGTCGCTCAATTGCTATTCGCCTAGATGGTAATAGTGGCTCTGGCAAAAGTACTCTTTTGAATTTACTTATGGGACTAATACATCCAACCTCTGGTCATGTACTAATCAATGGAGTTGATCTCAGAACCTTAAACCTAACTGAGCTTCGTAAATTGGTCCAGTACGTGGATCGATCTGCTTTGATAGCTTTCGGTTCTGTTGAGTCAAACGCACGTCTTGGCACTACCGCCAGTCATGACGACTATGAGGCTGTCCTAGCTGACCTTGGATTAAGCCATGAATCAGTTTTTAGCCAGCAGAATGCACGCATCCTGCAGAACGAATCTTCGATCAGTACTGGCCAAGCAGTGATGATTTCCCTCGTTCGCGCCGCCTTACTTAAACCTAAACTCTTAATGATAGACGAGTCTTTAGTAAGTATACCCGAAACTCTTCATAAACAAATAATCGAAGGATTCTTAAAACTCAATGTCAATGTAGTTATTGTTCAACATGGGGACAGTTCGTTCATAAGTGGTTTGCCAACAGTAATGATGCGAGACCTTCAGAAGGAGGGCGCCAACCAATGACAAACAAAAAACTAATACAATCAAATCAACGCTATTGGCTAACCACTACTGAGTACGTTAGATACTTGCTATCAGAGAGCAAGAGTTGTTCCTTCCTCAATACAGAACTGATCCAAGATTCATTATCAGCAATATGTGATCAAGAGAATCTTGGTCTTGAGGGGCTTCTTCAACAATTCTCAGAGTTGTTTCAGGTTAATGAAATTCCATTTAACAGTCGGCAGCTTTCTTCTCTATCTCGCCTCGCGAACGTCGCATTTCTTGTTCATGACAGAAAATTACTTCCTCTCGAATGCGCTCAAGATTCTGAGATCTCATTTGGGGCCGGTGATCAACCTCGAGTCTTCTTTTTGTCAGTGCCGCTACCTAAGCAAAAACTGACAAAGAAGCAATTTGTTAACACATTGATGGAGCGACGCTGGTCGATCATCACTGTGGCCATAGGGCTTGGCAGTCCGCCAGTCATTGGATCGGCAATCGCTGAGCTGCTCCAACAACCTCTTTTTGACAACTTTGTACCAGAAGGACGAATTTCACCCATCATTCTTGTTGGTATTGCAACGATAATCTTGCAGTTGACTGCACAGCTTTTTACATCGATGCAGACGTTAGCTCAGACCTATTTTACGCAGAACCTTGATCTTGAGACCAAGGTTGCAACAGCAAGGCGCTATTTGGACGCCAATAGCAGTACATTACCGCAGAAAGATATCGGTAGCTGGCGCCTTACCTTTAGTGTGGCAAGTGCGTTTCTAGGATCCATAAATTCACTGTTTATATCAATCCCCTTGGCAGTGATATCAATGATTGCCAACGTTCTTGTAATCGGTGCCTTTACAGATCTTTCTGCTGTATGGAACTTATTCTTGATACTTTTGATCCCTACTGCGATCAGCATTGTTATTTCATACCTCAGCTCTAATATATCGATACGTGTGATCGGCCAACAGTCTTCAGTCGAATCAACCATCTATGATACTGTTCGTCAGATAAGAGGTATTTGGTTAACGAATACAGAATCTGTCTACATTAATCGCTTTGTTCGTGCCCGAGTAGCTATGTCAAAAAGCTTGCTTAAATCGGGTAGGCTTGAGGCTATTAGTTCTGTATTAAACGGACTCTTCCAGGGGTTTTTATATGCATTTATCTTCTATCAATATTATAGAAGTTATCTTGATCCCTCAAGGTCCAATTTGTCCGTTGGTTCACTTCTTGTCATCTATTTTGCAATCGGTACATTAAGCGGTTCACTTGCCTCTGTTGCTCAAGATCTTGTTTCAATCGCTCAAAGTCTTCCTACTTACTGGATGCCAAATGCTATCAGAGATATTAATTTCTTTAGGAAACCTCGCACATCATCTTTTTTAGCGGCTCCGCAGAGCATTGTTTTATCTGATTTAACATATACAGCCAGTAACGTTGACTATCCATTTAGTCAACCGATCTCATTTGAAATAAATCTAAATCGCAGCTACGCTCTTATAGGCCCATCGGGCTCTGGCAAATCAACCCTTCTTAGCCTACTTATAGGTCATCTAAATCCACGATCGGGTTCAGTGGACTTGTACGATGATAGACAACAGATTCTACCTTATAATCTTACCGATTGTCGATTACTTGTTCTGGGACAGGAGGCTAGTGCCTGCGGAAGCTATCTCTCTGATGTGGTTGATCCATCACGCCATGTATCCATCGAGAAAATAGAAGCTGCATGCAGGGAACTTGGGTTGTCTGAGTTGCTTGATAGTCTTCCATTGCGGTGGAAAACACCAGTAAATGAATTTAGCCGTGATTTGTCTTTGGGCCAGCTGCAGAGATTTAAAATAGCAAGAGCGCTTGTCAATGACTACGATATCATTATTAGCGATGAGGCAACATGTCATCTTCCGGAGAAGCAGCATCTGGAGATCATGGCCCTACTAAACAAACGCTCTAAACTTCACATTTCTGTTTTGCATCGTTTATCAGCGTTATCACTCTTTGATTATGCGATTGAAATTGATCGATCAGGACAAATTTCAGTCAAATCCACATCAGGTATTACTCCATGAACATCATCACTTCTACTCTGCCCGTACTTGGTATCCTATTTTTGGTAGGATCGCTTGCTCGAGCGCAGGATAAAACTTCATCTTTGAATTGCCAACAAGTATCAATAAAATCCGAACTCTCGACACTTCCCCAGCTTCCTCCGCTTATCTTCTGTGGACCAAGTGATACACATTCACCTTCCCAAGAAAAATCGCTAAACCTTGATCAAACATCTTATCTGAATAACATTGTCTTGGAGAGCCCGTCAGTTTTGTCATATAAATCACAAGTTAAGTCATCCGAATACTCATTAAAATCCGCCAAGGGAAGTTGGTGGCCGAGTGTATCTATGTCGAACAGTTCCGTTTTATTTACCGATATTCTCTCTGCCCAGAACTACGGTGGTACACCTAGCACACCCTCATCACCATCAACATCCGGTACAAGCTTTAATCCCTTTAATGGGAGCAGTTTACGCGATGGTTTCCGAGGTCGATCCAGTAGTGAGCTCACTGGCTGGGCTGAATCCTATTCCAATTACACTCAGGCTTATCCAGTTATTACAATTCAGTGGAACTTTCTAGATCCCTCACGTTACCCACAAATTGCAGCAGCAAAACACCAGCTCGAACTTTCTAAATCCCAACTACTCCAGGCTACACAGGAGAAACGCCAGCAAATTTTGCAGTCATATGGCAATTTTCTTTTTACGGGCTTTCAGATTGCAGAAGTATTGAGGCTTATAGAGCTTCAAGGAAAGATCGTTGGCGAGGCAAATAACCGCGTTAAGCTAAAGCTTTTGCCACGTTTTCAGTATGACCAAGAGTTTCGAACGCTTCTCTCGTACCAGACGCAACTACAGTCATTGAGAATTCAGCAAATGAACGCGAATGTTGCTCTTAACACGCTTCTTTCACCTATAAAAGACGCAGATAATAATCAGCTTGGTGCTCTCACACCTGTATTTTCTCCCATTACACTGCACGAAATTCTTGCACCTGCTATCAAACCGTGGCCATGGGATGATCTTGAGACGGTTAAACGATCTCTAGCCCACTCAGAATCATTAAAGCAACTGATGCTTCAATCGCGTATTGCCACAGATAATGCTAATGAGCAATGGGGTGGTATTTTGCCCACCATTGGACTTCTTGGATATATGACCTACCAATATACAGCTGGTAGCCAGAACTACGCTCCCCCCACACAACCTACTGGTGCCGCGTCTTCCACGTTAAGTAACTACGCTGGTCTGTCATTCTCCTGGAATATCTTTGATGGTTATGCAACGAGAAATCAAGCAAAATCCTATGAACAATCAGCGTTATCATATAAAGCGCAATATCTTGACGCCGCAACGCAACTGAAGGCACAGACTCTTGAAACACTGAACCAACTTTCAGGTAATAATCAATTAATAGGACTCAGCCTCAAAGATTTACAAAGCGCTCGGCAGATCTCATCTGACACCGAAGAACGCTCTGCTGTAGGGCTTGCGCAGCAGTATGACGTCATCAATTCCGAGATGGAAAAGCACCAATCTCGTCTTCAGCTTATTCAAGCTCTTGCCGCTTACGTTAAAAGCTATGAGCAGCTGAAGGGGTTAGTGGGTACCGATTCGAGGCCACAAACTAACAGCACACTGACCAAGTAACTTTGCCCTTTTTATGCTAAACCTTCATACATGTACTGCCCCAGAATGATCTCTTTGGTCTTCCCCTGGTTTGGTAAACACCGATCAGTAATTCATGCAGGTGAGTGTACGAGCCACGAAGATCTGCTACTCGTATTCAACCGCTCTGAGGTATCTCAGCGTTGAGTGGCGGCGTTGAGGTTTTAATTCCGTCGAACCAATAGGCCAAAACACGCTGCAGCTGATTCCCACCGGTTTCAAAAAAGTTTTCACCCCTCTGATCAGGTCACCCGGGGGTTCAAGGACATGACCAATGCGTCGTTACAGCGAAGCCGTCAATGCTGTGAGATGAATGAATCCCCCCAGGTTCGTTGAAAGGGAGATAACGCATTCGAGAAATGCCTACAAAAGGAGGTGTTGGATGGTGCCCCACCCCGACCACAATTGAACCAGTTTTGACATGCACCATCATGGCCCACCTGTTCTGTCCGGTCGCCATCGCTGATGGCCGCAATGCCTTCGCCCTTGAAACAGCGCTGGTGGTGGCTGATGCCAGCTGCCCGCAGATCCGTGAGCTGCTGAGGGCTGCAGAAGCACCGGTGCTCTGGCTCGATGGCCAGGAGCCGCCGCTGCAGGCCGTGAGTCGCGCCCTGGTCCAGCGCCGGCTTTTAGCCAAGCCGGTGGAAACTCTGCACTGGCTGAGCCATGGCAGCCCGGGACGACTGCAGGTTGGTGCCACTGTGATAGGTAGCGCCTCCTTGGCGGCCAATGCTCACAACCTTGCCAGCTGGGGGATCAGCACCCTGGCCCTGTGGAGTTGCCAGGCCGGCGCTGATCAACGTTTCATTGCCCTGTGGGAAGAGCTCACCGGCGCCAGCGTGTGGAGCAGCAGCGGCGTGCTCGGACGCCTTGAGGACGGGAGCTCCCATTGGACTCTTGCGTCAGCCTCCGCAACAGCTCCACCTGCGCTTCCAATTCCAACTGCAAGGCAGCAGGATTGGAGCGGACGGCTGAAAGACAGTCCCCAGAAGGGCGTTGGGTACAACACCGTGGCTACCCCTAACACCTACAGCATCACCAATGCGCCAATTAACTACGTCCATGGCGTCTACGCGAGCGGCGGCACCATTTATGCGGCGACCCAGGGCTCGACGTTTGGTGGCTTGAGCATCTCCACCGACGGCGGCAGCACCTTCACCAACTACGGCATTGCCAATGGGCTGGGGAGCTCCATGGCCAATGACGTCTACGAGAGCGGCGGCTCCATTTATGTCGCGACCTACGGCGGCTTGAGCATCTCCACCGACGGCGGCGCCAGCTTCACCAACTACACCAGAGCCAATGGGCTGGGGAGCAACTTTGTCAATGACGTCTACGAGAGCGGTGGCACCATTTATGCCGCGACCGAGAAAGGTTTAAGCATCTCCACTGACGGCGGCGCCACCTTCACCAACTACACCACCGCCAATGGGCTGGGGAGCAACTTTGTCAATGGCGTCTACGAGAGCGGTGGCACCATTTATGCCGCGACCGAGGAAGGTTTAAGCATCTCCATTGACGGCGGCGCCACCTTCACCAACTACACCACCGCCAATGGGCTGGGGAGCTACAATGTCTGGGACGTCTACGCGAGCGACGGCACCATTTATGCCGCTACTGGCGAACTTCGCAACCCTAAAGCTGGCGGCCTGAGTATCTCCACTGACGGCGGCAACACATTCACCAACTACACCATCCTTAATGGGCTGGGGACCAACACTGTCGTAGGCGTCTACGAGAGTGGCGGCATTATTTATGCCGCGACCCAGAACTCTTACGATGGCGTCTCTGCAGCCGGCGGCTTGAGCATCTCCACCGACGGAGGCAGCACCTTCACAAACTACACAACAGCCAATGGGTTGGAGAGCAACACTGTCAATGCTGTCTACGCAGCCGACGGCACCATTTATGCAGGGACCGCATATAGCCTGACCGTCGCAGCCCCACTCCCGTTGCTGTCGGTCTCCGCTTCCACCAGTCAGGGGTCTCAACTACCTGCCGTCACTGTTGTCTCAACCGACAGTGTCATCACAGAACATGCGCGTGCGCAGCTCAGTGACCAGCAGGTTAACCTCAGCTCCCAGGCGATTGATTTTGGGCTTGAAATCGGTGATGAGTCACCTTCGGCCACGGCCAATATTCCGCTCACCGCTCTGCTTGGTGATCTCACCCTCATTACTGGCGATGGAAAACGTGATCCCTCTATCAATCCGATTTACTACGCAATTGATTCTCAAGGTGCTCTCTCACCCCTCTCCTACGACCCCCTGATCAATGCCGGTGCTCGCTTCTACGACACCGATGGGGATGGCATTGCCGATTTCCTCTCGCTCAAGCTGATCGATGGTGGCTTCGGGGACAAGGACGGCGTCAAAAATGGCGTCATCGATGATCCCTCCGCAATGGGCACCGTCGCCCTCGATCCGGTGATCACCGCTCTTGAGAACGGCTTTCTGCAGGTGGCTGATGCCGCCAATGCCGCACCCGCTGCCATCGCATTGGAGGCCTCTCTCACCAGCCGCGCCAATGCCGTCACGGAGATCGGTTACGTGATCCTCAACGAGGGCGAGGAGGCCTCAACCGTCAGCGACCTCACCGCCTTCCAGGAGCGCGCCAGCCTCCTGTTCTCCGCCCTGGAAAACAACGACGTGACCCTCACCGAGGCGATGACGTTCAACAGTCAGTTCCTGCTGCGCAACGGACAGAGCATCCGCTTTTTTGCCGTCACCAACGGCAGCCTGGCGGATCTCGCCAGCCTCGAGGATTCACGCTTCTCCTTCCTTGATGGCAGCGTCGATGCCACCACCGGCGCGGCCTCCTTCTCCAGCGCCAGCGGCATTGGCTTTGATCTGGAACTGCTCAACAGCGATCAGACGCTCGGTGCTCTGATCGCCCAGGAGCAACACGCCGCACCCCTGCTCGATTTCACCGCCTTTACGAACGACGAAACCATCACCGGCACGATCATTCAGGCCCGTGAAGCCGACTACGACGCCGTCACCGGTTTCTACCGCGTGCTCGACACCAGCGGCAGTGTGCGTGCCGCCGATGGGTCTCTGCTCACCCCCGGTGATGACGGCTACGCCGCCGCCGCTCTGCTGGAGGCCAATCGCATCAGCGCTTTTGACAATCTCTCCATCGCTGATGGTGAATCCTCCTCCACCGAGTTCAGCCTTCAGGACGCCTCCTACCTCGCACCGTATGCCAAGGTGAACGGCAACACCTTCTTTGCCTTCGCGGATGCCAACACTGATGGCCTCTCCCACTTCCGCTCCCTCGGCAGCAACCTCTTTGGCCTGGAAGACCAGCTCGGTGGCGGTGATCTCGATCACGACGACCACATCCTCGGCTTCTCGATCGGTGGCCTCACTGTTTGACGACAATTAGGTAGGCGGAGGACCAAAAGCGGATGTCGCTTGACAACATCGGCACTACCACGACCTACATCAAACCAGGATCACCGTGGCAGAACGGGTTTGCCGAGTCGTACAACAGCCGGTTCAGGGATGAGTTCCTGAACACTGAGCTGTTCACCAGCGTGAGCGAGGCCCAAACCTTGGCTGATCGCTGGCGCTGGGAGTACAACACCTTGAGGCCGCATTCAGCCCTCCAGGGGCGTACGCCCCTGGAGGCAGCTCAACCAGCTGCTGCATAACCACCCACTCTCATTGCGCCTGGACCAATGAAGGGGGTCACGTCATACCCTTTTCTTCTTGAGTCTGATCTGAGGTGGGAGAACCAGAATGGACAAGAAACATCTCAACTCGCCATGAGCTGGTTCAGCTGGTTTTGCGTCTTGCTTCTATGAAGATCAAACTAACTAACCTGCATCACTGATCTGATCGCAGCTATATGATTGTCTTCAGAGTTATGGCTCTGATCTGCTGATATTAGAATTCAGGATTCACGCCAACATCAGTTGGCGTGAATCCTTTGGTCTTAGCTGTTGATTTGTACGTCCTCGTCTCCAGCTGCATCCAAGTCAAGTGGCTGAATATTGCGAAGTAACGAGACAACCAGTTCCAAGATTGCAAGGTCGCGAGTCCATGAGGTCGCCTGTTGCGCATCAGAGCTCTTCAATGATTCCTCAAGGCCTGACTCATGAAGTTTTACCAGGGTGTCAACTAGAATGAGTGCCATGGCATGAGCCTCCATCGGCGACAGATTGGGGAAGCCTGAGCCCAGTGCGTCGGCTTGAGCCTTGAGACAGGCAATAAACTTATCAGACAGTTGGTCGGCTTCTGCCACATTGTCGGGTGCAGTGCCAGTGGAAAATGTCATTTTAATCAAATGTGTTCACGAAGTAACGAGTGAATCGGCATCATTGCAACTGCAAATCACGCCCGAGACACTCTTCTGCTTTTTAGCAGTGTTAGACGCTTGTAGGTACCTACATCTGTAGGTGGCTCTCGAAGCAGCAATTGCTCAGTCCGCCTCCATCACCAGACTCGATATGCTCCGCGCTTGCGATGGGTCATTCTGACAGACCTATCACGACGATCGTTCCGACCGGAATCAAACCTTCTGCAACAGTTGCCCGTTGAACTCTGATCCTGATCTCCCAGGGCAGATGCCGCCTCTGCTCCTTTTCAAATAATTCTTGTCAAGCTAGACAGCTCGATTCGTCTTCCGCTGGTGATGGATTGATTCAAACCAAATCCGGTTGATTCTAACACCGCATCGTTACCGACTATCGCTGTGGATTGAAATGTCTGGCCTGTTCGTAGACAGCAGCACGGCTCTAGATATTTCTTCACCCTTACCGCTGTGACGCTCCTCGGGAGTGACGGCCTTAATTCAGATGTGGTGGTGCCGATGGTTTTACCAATCCGCAGGTGACACGACCACTGACAGGCCTTGCTCTTGCCCATAAACAGCCGTCTGGGGTAGTCGGCACTTCGCCGATCTGATCATCGATACGGAGTAGGGGTCGTCATTCGCCACCCTCGGCCTGGGCGAGATTCAGAGCACGCCCACTCAGTTCAGGGATGAATCATTAACACTGAGCTGTTTGCCACGGTGACGGAAGCCCAGGGTTTGGCCAATCGCTGGCGCTGGGAGTAGACACCCTCGGGCCCCATCAGGCTGCTCAACAAGGAGCTACAGCATGATCACGACCATCCACTCTCATAAGCACGGGATCGGTAGAGGGGGTTACGTCACGGTTCCTATGGAATCCGTCCACCCTAACCGTGCCCGTATCAAGGATGTCCAAGGCCTCCCGGGCGTCGTCCGGTAACGTCACTCGTCGCCGTCCTCTAACCGCACGGAGCTGTACTTGCGGTACAGCCCGCGTTTCCTATCGGCCTGTATTGTTTTGGTAAGAGAATCTGTCTAAATATGCCCGTCTAAAAACGCGGTCATTTTACACTCAGTGATAGAAATCATAGTTCTATCAACGTATCTATGGCCATCTCTTCACCCGCTTCAACAGCCTCACCCTCACCCACTATGACTGCCTCGCTCTCATCAACAACTGTATCAACAATTGCAGACTCTTCATTCGCGAGATCAGCCTCTAAATCGCTCTTCAGAATATTTTCCTCAGAAGAGATGTCTCTTTTGACGTCACTTTCCGCATTCTCGCGGATATTGTCATCAGACTTATCGCCACTATCTTTTTTATCTTCCTTTTTGGTTGCCTTATTCCAGATCTTCTTGATCAGGTGTGAAGACATTTTGATTTTCATGGCGTACCCAAAGATGTTCACCTTTATCTTGTCGCTGGAAGTGTCATTGGAAGTCGATGATTGCGAATCTTTATTATTAATAACATTGTCAGGGTTACTGCTGTTTCCACCATTATGAGCCGGTGTAACCGGCTGAGTAATATCGGATGGTTTCTCTAGGTGTAAACCCCATTGATCTTGGCTAGGCTTGAGTGAATTAATAACTTCACCAACTGTTAGAGTCTGACCAGACTTGATCGCGTTGACATCCTGTTGCCAGGCAATCGCAACTCCCTTGCCCTTGCTGGCATCCTTGCTGATTCGAGGTCTCCATGTCTTTAGAAAACGCCCATTTGAAGACTCGTTTTTATACCATGTCATATCAGCCTTTGCCCATTTGGGATGTCTAATCTTAAATTTAGATGCAAACTGACGAAGAGCCCGGCGAGCATAAGATCCAGTTCGAACTACTGTAGACTTATTAATGTCTAAAGAGGCAATACGATTTAATCTTCCCAAATCACTTCGTAATTTCCGATTGTCCCAACGAACAAGATCCGCTACAGCCGTTCCAACTGATGTGGAACGAAGAGCTGCCGAGATACGCTTGTCCACCCTAATGACAGATGTATTATTAAGCACTCGACTTGCATAGTCCTCTAGTAGTATTGCTCCGAAGACTTTTTCTCCTATGTTGTAAGAGAAAAATTTAGAAATCTCTCTTCTTACGTCCCTTTTCTGATTCTTAGGTAGCGGGATCGTATTGCCGATGGGATAGACGAACAAGTTTTTGAATAGTTTTTTGCCACCACTTTTCCAGTCTGACTTAATTTCAGAAGAATACATGGTCTCAAAAAGTCGTTTTGTATGTTTAATCGACTTTTGTAATTTGATTGCATAGGGGAGGTCATTATTAATGAGCCTACGGTGTTCATGGGCGAATTCAAGTGCAGTGACCTGGTCTTTGAGTCGCTGTGCTTGTCGAGCATGCACGGCCTTGAAATACTTACGTTCCTCAACTGT is a genomic window containing:
- a CDS encoding integrase core domain-containing protein, with amino-acid sequence MSLDNIGTTTTYIKPGSPWQNGFAESYNSRFRDEFLNTELFTSVSEAQTLADRWRWEYNTLRPHSALQGRTPLEAAQPAAA